Below is a genomic region from Zea mays cultivar B73 chromosome 9, Zm-B73-REFERENCE-NAM-5.0, whole genome shotgun sequence.
TGCAGCTTTCCCACTGCCCCCGCCCGATAACGCGGCGGTAGGGTGGTGGCCTGTCGATCTCGCGGCGGGAGCCGGCTAACTACCTGCCGTTTTGTGGATTTGTGTGCGTGCTTGATTTTGGTGCGTGTGGTGGCGTGGAGtcgccggcggggggggggggggagctaGGGTTTTGGTTTGGGCTTTCGGGATGACGCGCCGGGTGCGGCGGCGGACGTGCAGGGAACGGGAGGGTAGGGTGGTGCGGGGCGCGTGGTGTGTTGTTTCGGCGAGGCCGGAAGGCGAGGACGATGCGGCAGCGGTGGAGGTGGACTGGAGGGCGCTGCCGGACGACACGGTGCTGCAGCTTTTCGCGCGGCTGAACTACCGCGACCGCGCCAGCATGGCCTCAGCGTGCCGGGCTTGGCGAGCGCTGGGCTCGTCATCCTGCCTGTGGAGCACGCTCGACCTCCGTGCACACCGCTACGACCGGGAGGTGGCGTCATCGCTTGCCTCGCGGTGCGGGAGCCTTCGTCGGTTACGCCTGCGCGGCCACGAGGCAGCAGAGGCCGTCCCGGCCCTCTGCGCGCATGGTCTCCGCGAGGTGGTGGCCGATGGCTGCCGCGGCCTCACGGATGCCACGCTCGCTGTCCTCGCCGCGCGGCATGAGGACCTCCAGAGCCTCCAGATCGGGCCCGATCCTCTCGAGCGCATATCCAGTGACGCCCTCCGCCACGTCGCTCTTTGTTGCTCCCAACTCCGCCGCCTGCGCCTCTCGGGTCTCCGTGAAGCTGACGCGGATGCCGTCGGAGCGCTCGCCCGCTGCTGCCCCCTCCTCGAGGACGTGGCTTTCCTCGATTGCGGCACCGTGGATGAGACCGCTCTTGCTGGTATCCACTCTCTCCGCTTCCTCTCTGTAGCAGGATGCCGGAACCTGAAATGGGCTACTGCATCCACCTCCTGGACTCAGCTTTCCTCCCTTATTGCCCTTGACGTCTCCCGCACGGATGTTTCACCAAGTGCTGTTTCACGGCTCATTTCCCATGCCAAAACCCTCAAGCTTATATGCACGCTGAACTGTATTTCTGTTGAGGAGGAACAGCTTCATAATCCTGCTGTTTTTAGTAACTCTAAGGGCAAGGTCGTGCTAACGATTAACAGTGACATCTTTAGATCTTTTGAGACCATGTTTCCAATTGTGGATGCTAAAGAGCACGGGGTTTTCCATCAGTGTAACTGGAGTCACAAAGACAAGATAGCTGGTGATATAACAACATGGCTCGAGTGGATCCTGTCACAGTCACTTCTCCGAATTGCAGAGTCCAACCCACAAGGCATGGATGGTTTTTGGCTGCAGAAGGGCACCACACTGCTGCTTAGACTATTGAAGAGTTTGCAGGAGGATGTGCAGGAGCGGGCAGCCACTGCACTTGCTACGTTTGTAGTTATGGATGACGAGACTGCAAATGTGGATCCTGCAAGGTCGGAGGCGGTGATGCAGAATGGGGGCATCCGAATGTTGCTGGACCTTGCAAGGTGCTCAAGGGAGAGCGCACAGTCTGAAGCAGCAAAAGTAATTAGTTGTTTCTCTCTGCCTGTTATTTTTTAGTGTTCTTGCTTGCATTTACCATCTTCTCACATTAGTTAATGCCACCATGAAGGCTATTGCCAACTTGTCAGTGAATACCAAGGTTGCCAAGGCAGTTGCAGATGAAGGCGGCATTACAATACTCACTGATTTAGCCAAGTCGATGAATAGGCTTgttgctgaagaggctgctggtgGCCTTTGGAATCTCTCTGTAGGCGAGGACCACAAGGTTGTTATTCTATGGATGCTGATTCATTGCATGTATAACTTATTATTATTGGGATGTTTTTTTGTGATAATTCAATGGTTGCACTTCAGGCGTCTATTGCAGTATCTGGTGGTATCAAGGCCCTGGTAGATCTAATATTTCGTTGGCCTGCTGGAACCGATGGAGTTCTTGTATGAAGCCTTCAATGCTCAATTTCTCATATTTCTAATGGCAACAACTAATATGCAATCAGATCTTATCTGCAAGCGTGCAAGCGAGGCTCCTGATCCGTTAGATCTCGATCCAACCACATATCACATTTAACACATAAACCCTTCCACCACCGGCTCGTGCAGATTTATAGGAAACCCCCTAACAAACTACAACTATATCTACAGTTGGATCATGATCTAACGAACCAAAAGGTTcgcttgcacgcttgcacataAGGTCTGATTGCATATTAGTTGTTGCCATTTCTAGTATAACTAAGTATCTAGACCAATTAGTCTATATATGTTCCTATATGTTTTCTTTAGGAACGTGCTGCTGGTGCGCTTGCAAACCTGGCTGCCGACGACAAGTGTAGCTTGGAAGTTGCAAAGGCTGGTGGTGTCCATGCTTTGGTTACACTTGCTCGATCATGTAAACTTGATGGCGCCCTAGAACAGGTAAACGACACATGGCACCAGTGGCGGATCTAGGATTTTTGTTTAGGGTATGCCGTCATAAATTTTCCATGTGCATTTGGAATAACCATGTGCATTTGGAAtaacctatatatatatatattggtaAATAGCACATAAAGCATAACATTCAACAATTAAATACGAATGTCGCAAAATACACACCAATAAGCTTACTCGCATGCTGCTTCTTTGATGCATGCTTCCGAAAAAGTGATGCAATATCCCCACCTCTCTTCATAATTCAACCACTCTAGAAATAAAAAAATCACagcgcatcaaacaccaaaaattcTAAATAGTGCAAATTGTCATCCATTAAACACATAAACTATTGCAACTGAAGCTACGATTTAGAAATTAGAAATTGCGGTTAGTTAAACAAACCTTGGGGTTGGGATTCCACCTACTGGCCTAACCCTAACAAGGCCATAAACTTAGACCAGGGGGCAAAAGAGGTGAGGAATAGGAAGGTGCTAACCTGCGGAGAGGTGCCCGAATTCAACGAGGGGAGTACCAGAGCAGAGCGAGCGCCTGGGGGCTGGCCTGCTGGGAGTCGCCCACGCGTGGACTGGGAGCACTAGTTGGAGTAGAGCGAGTGCCCGGGCAGGGGGCTGTCCGATTTGGAGTCACCACACATGCAGTGTGCCGCCATATCGTCACCGCGTCTCGACCAGGCAACGATGCAATAGCTGTTTGCTTAGGTCCCAGCCGAAGGGAAGGGGTGGTCCTTGGTGGTGTGGGCCTTAGGGTATGCCGCAGCCCACCTGGGCCACCCTGTAGGTCTGCCAATGCATGTCACCTTCATTTTTTTTCTGTCAGCAGCGACTATTCATTTATTATAGGTGTTCTGGTACTGCTAGTTATATGAGCTCCATGAAACCAACATGATGTGATAAATGCCAAACACGACAAGGATCATGCAAGCTCTCATCTTTGATTTAGTCCTTCATAGCTACATACCTATGCATTTGGACATATTACATGTACCATCTACATCATATTGCTTGGGTATCAAACTTTGCTTTACCATATAAGAAATAAGCTGCCCATGCGATGGACGTCTCATTAAACACAAATCAC
It encodes:
- the LOC103638919 gene encoding protein ARABIDILLO 1 isoform X3, with the protein product MTRRVRRRTCREREGRVVRGAWCVVSARPEGEDDAAAVEVDWRALPDDTVLQLFARLNYRDRASMASACRAWRALGSSSCLWSTLDLRAHRYDREVASSLASRCGSLRRLRLRGHEAAEAVPALCAHGLREVVADGCRGLTDATLAVLAARHEDLQSLQIGPDPLERISSDALRHVALCCSQLRRLRLSGLREADADAVGALARCCPLLEDVAFLDCGTVDETALAGIHSLRFLSVAGCRNLKWATASTSWTQLSSLIALDVSRTDVSPSAVSRLISHAKTLKLICTLNCISVEEEQLHNPAVFSNSKGKVVLTINSDIFRSFETMFPIVDAKEHGVFHQCNWSHKDKIAGDITTWLEWILSQSLLRIAESNPQGMDGFWLQKGTTLLLRLLKSLQEDVQERAATALATFVVMDDETANVDPARSEAVMQNGGIRMLLDLARCSRESAQSEAAKAIANLSVNTKVAKAVADEGGITILTDLAKSMNRLVAEEAAGGLWNLSVGEDHKASIAVSGGIKALVDLIFRWPAGTDGVLAARGLANLAAHGDNNDNNAAVGQEAGALEALVQLTGSQNEGVRQEAAGALWNLSFDDRNREAIAAVGGVEALVALVQQCLNASEGLQERAAGALWGLSVSEANSIAIGQGGGVAPLLTLARSEVEDVHETAAGALWNLAFYSGNALRIVEEGGVPVLVKICSSSGSKMARFMSALALAYMFDGRMDEVALVGASSASSSKSVNIEGARRIAFKHIETFVLTFSDPQMFSTAAASSAPAALSHVAEAVFIQEAGHLRCSRSEIGRFVVMLRNPSPILRACAAFALLQFTIPGGRHAVHHAGLLQEAGAGRVLRPAAAATTASIEAKIFARIVLRNLEHHQSGTST
- the LOC103638919 gene encoding protein ARABIDILLO 1 isoform X6; translation: MTRRVRRRTCREREGRVVRGAWCVVSARPEGEDDAAAVEVDWRALPDDTVLQLFARLNYRDRASMASACRAWRALGSSSCLWSTLDLRAHRYDREVASSLASRCGSLRRLRLRGHEAAEAVPALCAHGLREVVADGCRGLTDATLAVLAARHEDLQSLQIGPDPLERISSDALRHVALCCSQLRRLRLSGLREADADAVGALARCCPLLEDVAFLDCGTVDETALAGIHSLRFLSVAGCRNLKWATASTSWTQLSSLIALDVSRTDVSPSAVSRLISHAKTLKLICTLNCISVEEEQLHNPAVFSNSKGKVVLTINSDIFRSFETMFPIVDAKEHGVFHQCNWSHKDKIAGDITTWLEWILSQSLLRIAESNPQGMDGFWLQKGTTLLLRLLKSLQEDVQERAATALATFVVMDDETANVDPARSEAVMQNGGIRMLLDLARCSRESAQSEAAKAIANLSVNTKVAKAVADEGGITILTDLAKSMNRLVAEEAAGGLWNLSVGEDHKASIAVSGGIKALVDLIFRWPAGTDGVLERAAGALANLAADDKCSLEVAKAGGVHALVTLARSCKLDGALEQAARGLANLAAHGDNNDNNAAVGQEAGALEALVQLTGSQNEGVRQEAAGALWNLSFDDRNREAIAAVGGVEALVALVQQCLNASEGLQERAAGALWGLSVSEANSIAIGQGGGVAPLLTLARSEVEDVHETAAGALWNLAFYSGNALRIVEEGGVPVLVKICSSSGSKMARFMSALALAYMFDGSS
- the LOC103638919 gene encoding protein ARABIDILLO 1 isoform X2 encodes the protein MTRRVRRRTCREREGRVVRGAWCVVSARPEGEDDAAAVEVDWRALPDDTVLQLFARLNYRDRASMASACRAWRALGSSSCLWSTLDLRAHRYDREVASSLASRCGSLRRLRLRGHEAAEAVPALCAHGLREVVADGCRGLTDATLAVLAARHEDLQSLQIGPDPLERISSDALRHVALCCSQLRRLRLSGLREADADAVGALARCCPLLEDVAFLDCGTVDETALAGIHSLRFLSVAGCRNLKWATASTSWTQLSSLIALDVSRTDVSPSAVSRLISHAKTLKLICTLNCISVEEEQLHNPAVFSNSKGKVVLTINSDIFRSFETMFPIVDAKEHGVFHQCNWSHKDKIAGDITTWLEWILSQSLLRIAESNPQGMDGFWLQKGTTLLLRLLKSLQEDVQERAATALATFVVMDDETANVDPARSEAVMQNGGIRMLLDLARCSRESAQSEAAKAIANLSVNTKVAKAVADEGGITILTDLAKSMNRLVAEEAAGGLWNLSVGEDHKASIAVSGGIKALVDLIFRWPAGTDGVLERAAGALANLAADDKCSLEVAKAGGVHALVTLARSCKLDGALEQAARGLANLAAHGDNNDNNAAVGQEAGALEALVQLTGSQNEGVRQEAAGALWNLSFDDRNREAIAAVGGVEALVALVQQCLNASEGLQERAAGALWGLSVSEANSIAIGQGGGVAPLLTLARSEVEDVHETAAGALWNLAFYSGNALRIVEEGGVPVLVKICSSSGSKMARFMSALALAYMFDGRMDEVALVGASSASSSKSVNIEGARRIAFKHIETFVLTFSDPQMFSTAAASSAPAALSHVAEAVFIQEAGHLRCSRSEIGRFVVMLRNPSPILRACAAFALLQGAANSSEQADPWSSISCG
- the LOC103638919 gene encoding protein ARABIDILLO 1 isoform X1, which translates into the protein MTRRVRRRTCREREGRVVRGAWCVVSARPEGEDDAAAVEVDWRALPDDTVLQLFARLNYRDRASMASACRAWRALGSSSCLWSTLDLRAHRYDREVASSLASRCGSLRRLRLRGHEAAEAVPALCAHGLREVVADGCRGLTDATLAVLAARHEDLQSLQIGPDPLERISSDALRHVALCCSQLRRLRLSGLREADADAVGALARCCPLLEDVAFLDCGTVDETALAGIHSLRFLSVAGCRNLKWATASTSWTQLSSLIALDVSRTDVSPSAVSRLISHAKTLKLICTLNCISVEEEQLHNPAVFSNSKGKVVLTINSDIFRSFETMFPIVDAKEHGVFHQCNWSHKDKIAGDITTWLEWILSQSLLRIAESNPQGMDGFWLQKGTTLLLRLLKSLQEDVQERAATALATFVVMDDETANVDPARSEAVMQNGGIRMLLDLARCSRESAQSEAAKAIANLSVNTKVAKAVADEGGITILTDLAKSMNRLVAEEAAGGLWNLSVGEDHKASIAVSGGIKALVDLIFRWPAGTDGVLERAAGALANLAADDKCSLEVAKAGGVHALVTLARSCKLDGALEQAARGLANLAAHGDNNDNNAAVGQEAGALEALVQLTGSQNEGVRQEAAGALWNLSFDDRNREAIAAVGGVEALVALVQQCLNASEGLQERAAGALWGLSVSEANSIAIGQGGGVAPLLTLARSEVEDVHETAAGALWNLAFYSGNALRIVEEGGVPVLVKICSSSGSKMARFMSALALAYMFDGRMDEVALVGASSASSSKSVNIEGARRIAFKHIETFVLTFSDPQMFSTAAASSAPAALSHVAEAVFIQEAGHLRCSRSEIGRFVVMLRNPSPILRACAAFALLQFTIPGGRHAVHHAGLLQEAGAGRVLRPAAAATTASIEAKIFARIVLRNLEHHQSGTST
- the LOC103638919 gene encoding protein ARABIDILLO 1 isoform X4, whose product is MTRRVRRRTCREREGRVVRGAWCVVSARPEGEDDAAAVEVDWRALPDDTVLQLFARLNYRDRASMASACRAWRALGSSSCLWSTLDLRAHRYDREVASSLASRCGSLRRLRLRGHEAAEAVPALCAHGLREVVADGCRGLTDATLAVLAARHEDLQSLQIGPDPLERISSDALRHVALCCSQLRRLRLSGLREADADAVGALARCCPLLEDVAFLDCGTVDETALAGIHSLRFLSVAGCRNLKWATASTSWTQLSSLIALDVSRTDVSPSAVSRLISHAKTLKLICTLNCISVEEEQLHNPAVFSNSKGKVVLTINSDIFRSFETMFPIVDAKEHGVFHQCNWSHKDKIAGDITTWLEWILSQSLLRIAESNPQGMDGFWLQKGTTLLLRLLKSLQEDVQERAATALATFVVMDDETANVDPARSEAVMQNGGIRMLLDLARCSRESAQSEAAKAIANLSVNTKVAKAVADEGGITILTDLAKSMNRLVAEEAAGGLWNLSVGEDHKASIAVSGGIKALVDLIFRWPAGTDGVLERAAGALANLAADDKCSLEVAKAGGVHALVTLARSCKLDGALEQAARGLANLAAHGDNNDNNAAVGQEAGALEALVQLTGSQNEGVRQEAAGALWNLSFDDRNREAIAAVGGVEALVALVQQCLNASEGLQERAAGALWGLSVSEANSIAIGQGGGVAPLLTLARSEVEDVHETAAGALWNLAFYSGNALRIVEEGGVPVLVKICSSSGSKMARFMSALALAYMFDGRMDEVALVGASSASSSKSVNIEGARRIAFKHIETFVLTFSDPQMFSTAAASSAPAALSHVAEAVFIQEAGHLRCSRSEIGRFVVMLRNPSPILRACAAFALLQVAGK
- the LOC103638919 gene encoding protein ARABIDILLO 1 isoform X5 — protein: MTRRVRRRTCREREGRVVRGAWCVVSARPEGEDDAAAVEVDWRALPDDTVLQLFARLNYRDRASMASACRAWRALGSSSCLWSTLDLRAHRYDREVASSLASRCGSLRRLRLRGHEAAEAVPALCAHGLREVVADGCRGLTDATLAVLAARHEDLQSLQIGPDPLERISSDALRHVALCCSQLRRLRLSGLREADADAVGALARCCPLLEDVAFLDCGTVDETALAGIHSLRFLSVAGCRNLKWATASTSWTQLSSLIALDVSRTDVSPSAVSRLISHAKTLKLICTLNCISVEEEQLHNPAVFSNSKGKVVLTINSDIFRSFETMFPIVDAKEHGVFHQCNWSHKDKIAGDITTWLEWILSQSLLRIAESNPQGMDGFWLQKGTTLLLRLLKSLQEDVQERAATALATFVVMDDETANVDPARSEAVMQNGGIRMLLDLARCSRESAQSEAAKAIANLSVNTKVAKAVADEGGITILTDLAKSMNRLVAEEAAGGLWNLSVGEDHKAARGLANLAAHGDNNDNNAAVGQEAGALEALVQLTGSQNEGVRQEAAGALWNLSFDDRNREAIAAVGGVEALVALVQQCLNASEGLQERAAGALWGLSVSEANSIAIGQGGGVAPLLTLARSEVEDVHETAAGALWNLAFYSGNALRIVEEGGVPVLVKICSSSGSKMARFMSALALAYMFDGRMDEVALVGASSASSSKSVNIEGARRIAFKHIETFVLTFSDPQMFSTAAASSAPAALSHVAEAVFIQEAGHLRCSRSEIGRFVVMLRNPSPILRACAAFALLQFTIPGGRHAVHHAGLLQEAGAGRVLRPAAAATTASIEAKIFARIVLRNLEHHQSGTST